One window of the Enterobacter huaxiensis genome contains the following:
- the ompC gene encoding porin OmpC: MKRKVLAILVPALLMAGAANAAEMYNKNGNKVDLYGKVDARHTFSDNAGDDGDETYVQIGFKGETQITSDLIGYGQWEYKTYANDTENAGDTSFNRLAFAGLKYGEYGSFDYGRNYGVVYDVEAWTDMLPVFGGDSYTWTDNFMNGRANGLATYRNSDFFGLVEGLNFALQYQGNNEGGPHEDQNGNIVDVQEGTKNGHDDVRFQNGDGFGMSTSYDFDFGLSLGAAYSSSDRTNEQVAYGAGSYNRFSKYAGGERAEAWTVGAKYDAQGYYLAMMYAETRNMTPYGNDGIANKTQNFEAVAQYQFEFGLRPSLAWVYSKGVDLGGNDYHPGNGYDYVDQDLVNYIDLGMTYSFNKNFSTYVDYKINLLDGDDAFYKDNGISTDDIVGVGMTYQF, encoded by the coding sequence ATGAAAAGAAAAGTTCTGGCAATTTTGGTACCCGCTTTATTAATGGCTGGCGCAGCAAATGCGGCTGAAATGTACAACAAAAATGGCAACAAGGTTGACCTGTACGGCAAAGTTGATGCCCGTCATACTTTTTCTGACAACGCTGGCGACGACGGTGATGAAACCTACGTACAGATTGGTTTCAAAGGCGAAACGCAGATTACGAGCGATCTGATCGGCTACGGCCAGTGGGAATATAAAACCTACGCAAATGATACAGAAAACGCGGGTGACACCTCTTTTAACCGTCTGGCATTCGCTGGCCTGAAATATGGTGAATACGGTTCTTTTGATTACGGCCGTAATTACGGCGTCGTGTATGACGTTGAAGCCTGGACCGATATGCTGCCAGTATTCGGTGGCGATTCTTACACTTGGACCGACAACTTTATGAACGGCCGTGCGAACGGTCTGGCAACCTACCGTAATTCAGATTTCTTTGGTCTGGTTGAAGGTTTGAACTTCGCGCTGCAGTATCAGGGTAATAACGAAGGTGGCCCACACGAAGATCAAAACGGCAATATTGTTGATGTTCAGGAAGGCACCAAAAACGGTCATGATGATGTTCGTTTCCAGAATGGCGACGGCTTCGGGATGTCTACCTCTTATGACTTCGACTTCGGTCTGAGCCTGGGTGCAGCATACTCGTCTTCTGACCGTACTAATGAGCAGGTTGCTTATGGCGCAGGAAGCTACAACCGCTTCAGCAAATATGCAGGCGGCGAACGTGCAGAAGCCTGGACCGTTGGCGCGAAATACGATGCTCAGGGTTATTACCTGGCAATGATGTACGCGGAAACCCGCAACATGACCCCATACGGTAACGACGGCATCGCCAATAAAACCCAAAACTTTGAAGCCGTAGCGCAGTACCAGTTCGAATTCGGCCTGCGTCCGTCACTGGCATGGGTTTACTCCAAAGGCGTGGATCTGGGCGGTAACGACTATCACCCAGGCAATGGCTATGACTATGTGGATCAGGACCTGGTTAACTACATTGACCTGGGTATGACCTACAGCTTCAACAAGAACTTCTCCACCTATGTTGATTATAAAATCAACCTGCTGGACGGAGACGACGCCTTCTACAAGGACAACGGTATCTCCACCGACGACATCGTTGGCGTAGGCATGACCTACCAGTTCTAA
- a CDS encoding phosphohydrolase, translated as MELAQWQQQFERWLDEHHCTEDAAHDISHFRRVWLSARKMMEELTVDPLVVLTACYFHDVVSLPKNHPERSRSSRLAARKTRDILSRDFPDFPPERYPAVEHAIEAHSFSAGITPQSLEAKIVQDADRLEALGAIGLARVFAVSGALGVALFDPEDPFADRRTLDDRAFALDHFQTKLLRLPDTMQTETGRELARHNADFLIQFMAKLSAELQGDCVGVDGQVQSRFRRSLRA; from the coding sequence ATGGAACTTGCGCAGTGGCAGCAGCAGTTTGAACGTTGGTTAGACGAGCATCATTGCACCGAGGATGCGGCGCATGATATTTCGCATTTCCGCCGCGTCTGGTTGTCGGCCCGAAAAATGATGGAAGAACTGACGGTGGACCCGCTGGTGGTGCTGACCGCCTGTTATTTTCATGACGTTGTTAGCCTGCCCAAAAACCACCCCGAACGCAGCCGGTCGTCGCGGCTGGCCGCTCGTAAAACGCGTGATATCCTAAGCCGCGATTTTCCAGATTTCCCACCCGAACGCTATCCAGCCGTTGAACACGCCATCGAGGCGCACAGCTTTAGCGCGGGGATTACGCCGCAAAGCCTCGAGGCCAAAATTGTTCAGGACGCGGACCGGCTGGAAGCCTTAGGTGCCATTGGTCTGGCGCGCGTTTTTGCCGTATCGGGCGCGCTAGGCGTGGCGTTGTTTGATCCAGAAGACCCGTTTGCCGACAGACGAACGTTGGATGACAGAGCCTTTGCGCTCGACCACTTCCAGACCAAACTGCTGCGCCTGCCGGACACCATGCAAACCGAAACGGGGCGCGAGCTGGCGCGGCACAATGCCGATTTTCTGATCCAGTTTATGGCGAAACTCAGCGCCGAGCTGCAGGGCGACTGCGTGGGCGTTGACGGTCAGGTACAGAGCCGTTTCCGTCGCAGTTTGCGCGCCTGA
- a CDS encoding DNA cytosine methyltransferase, which produces MQENRSVTQPAPERVEKSTAAVQALLRQLLDIYDAKTLANQLEAHGESHWSPAILKRLLISDRAGMRMSESEFRYLQNLLPRPSAAHPNYAFRFVDLFAGIGGIRHGFEAIGGQCVFTSEWNKHAVRTYKANWYCDPQQHHFNADIRDVTLSHKTGVSDEEAARHIRNAIPAHDVLLAGFPCQPFSLAGVSKKNALGRAHGFACDTQGTLFFDVVRIIDARRPPIFVLENVKNLKSHDGGKTFRIIMQTLDELGYDVADAQDMGADDPKIIDGKHFLPQHRERIVLVGFRRDLNLKGDFTLRDIPGLYPARRPSLADLLEPVVDAKFILTPVLWKYLYRYAKKHQAKGNGFGFGMVNPNNPDVVTRTLSARYYKDGAEILIDRGWDRALGEKDFDDPQNQQHRPRRLTPRECARLMGFETPQGYGFRIPVSDTQAYRQFGNSVVVPAFAAVAKLLASRIKQAVALRQSEAVNDGRAQ; this is translated from the coding sequence ATGCAGGAAAATCGATCAGTGACGCAGCCCGCACCTGAGCGGGTTGAGAAATCAACGGCGGCCGTGCAGGCATTACTGCGCCAGCTGCTGGATATCTATGATGCTAAAACTCTGGCTAACCAGCTTGAGGCCCACGGAGAGAGTCACTGGAGCCCGGCAATACTCAAGAGGCTGCTCATCAGCGATCGGGCAGGGATGCGCATGAGCGAAAGCGAATTTCGTTATCTGCAAAACCTGCTGCCGCGCCCGTCCGCTGCGCATCCGAACTATGCCTTCCGTTTTGTCGATCTTTTTGCCGGTATCGGCGGGATCCGCCACGGCTTCGAAGCCATAGGCGGCCAGTGCGTGTTTACCAGCGAGTGGAATAAACACGCGGTTCGCACTTATAAGGCCAACTGGTATTGCGATCCGCAGCAGCACCACTTCAACGCGGATATTCGCGATGTGACCCTGAGCCACAAAACCGGCGTCAGCGATGAAGAGGCTGCACGGCATATTCGCAACGCCATCCCCGCGCACGATGTGCTGCTGGCGGGTTTCCCGTGTCAGCCTTTCTCGCTTGCCGGCGTATCGAAAAAGAATGCGCTGGGGCGCGCGCACGGTTTTGCCTGCGACACGCAGGGAACGCTGTTTTTCGACGTTGTGCGCATTATTGATGCCCGCCGTCCGCCGATATTTGTGCTGGAAAACGTCAAGAATTTAAAAAGCCATGACGGAGGGAAAACCTTCCGCATCATCATGCAAACGCTGGACGAGCTGGGCTATGACGTGGCTGACGCACAGGACATGGGCGCGGACGATCCCAAGATTATTGATGGCAAACACTTCCTGCCACAACACCGCGAGCGTATCGTGCTGGTGGGCTTCCGCCGCGATCTCAACCTGAAGGGGGATTTTACCCTGCGGGACATTCCCGGGCTCTATCCGGCCCGTCGCCCGTCGCTTGCCGATCTTCTGGAGCCGGTTGTCGACGCGAAATTTATCCTGACGCCGGTGCTGTGGAAATACCTCTATCGCTATGCCAAAAAGCATCAGGCCAAAGGCAACGGTTTTGGCTTTGGTATGGTCAATCCGAACAATCCCGACGTGGTGACGCGCACGCTGTCTGCGCGTTATTACAAAGACGGCGCGGAGATCCTGATCGACAGAGGCTGGGACAGAGCGCTGGGCGAGAAAGACTTTGACGACCCGCAGAACCAGCAGCATCGCCCGCGCCGCTTAACCCCGCGTGAGTGCGCCCGACTGATGGGCTTTGAGACGCCGCAGGGCTACGGTTTCCGCATTCCGGTCTCGGATACCCAGGCCTATCGCCAGTTTGGCAACTCGGTCGTGGTGCCCGCGTTTGCGGCGGTGGCAAAACTGCTGGCCTCCCGCATTAAACAGGCCGTAGCGCTGCGCCAGAGTGAGGCCGTCAATGACGGACGTGCACAATAA
- a CDS encoding very short patch repair endonuclease, which yields MTDVHNKATRSKNMRAIGTRDTAIEKRLAVLLAAAGVDFRVQDAALPGRPDFVVDAWQCIIFTHGCFWHHHDCYLFKVPATRTDFWLDKIGKNVARDERDIAALIAQGWRVLVVWECALRGRLKLSDAQLTERLEEWICGGAQAAQIDTQGIKASPPRTA from the coding sequence ATGACGGACGTGCACAATAAGGCCACGCGAAGTAAAAACATGCGTGCCATCGGCACGCGTGATACCGCGATAGAAAAACGGCTGGCCGTGCTGCTGGCTGCAGCCGGGGTTGATTTTCGCGTGCAGGACGCCGCGCTCCCCGGGCGCCCTGACTTCGTGGTCGACGCCTGGCAGTGCATCATCTTCACCCACGGCTGTTTCTGGCACCATCACGACTGCTATCTGTTTAAAGTCCCCGCGACGCGCACCGACTTCTGGCTGGATAAAATTGGCAAAAACGTCGCGCGTGACGAACGCGATATTGCCGCGCTTATCGCACAGGGGTGGCGGGTGCTGGTCGTCTGGGAGTGCGCGCTGCGCGGCAGGCTGAAACTCAGTGACGCACAGCTGACGGAGCGGCTGGAAGAGTGGATCTGCGGCGGCGCGCAGGCCGCGCAGATCGATACCCAGGGGATTAAGGCTTCTCCGCCCCGCACGGCGTGA
- the yedA gene encoding drug/metabolite exporter YedA — translation MRFRHLLPLIGALFSLYIIWGSTYFVIRIGVESWPPLMMAGIRFLSAGVLLMAFLLLRGHRLPPLRPLLNAALIGLLLLAVGNGFVTVAEHQNVPSGIAAVVVATVPLFTLCFSRLFGIRTRKLEWLGIGIGLAGIIMLNSGGNLSGNPWGALLILIGSMSWAFGSVYGSRIELPSGMMAGAVEMLAAGIVLLIASTLTGEKLTAMPGLSGFLAVGYLALFGSIIAINAYMFLIRNVSPAVATSYAYVNPVVAVLLGTSFAGETLSPIEWLALGVIVFAVVLVTLGKYLLPAKPTVTPCGAEKP, via the coding sequence ATGCGTTTCCGGCATTTATTACCGCTCATTGGAGCACTTTTTTCGCTGTATATCATCTGGGGATCCACCTATTTCGTCATTCGCATTGGCGTGGAAAGCTGGCCCCCGCTGATGATGGCCGGTATTCGCTTCCTCTCTGCAGGCGTGCTGCTTATGGCGTTCTTGCTGCTGCGCGGCCACAGGCTGCCCCCGCTGCGCCCTCTGCTCAACGCGGCCCTGATTGGGCTGCTGCTGTTGGCGGTCGGGAATGGCTTCGTCACCGTTGCCGAGCACCAGAACGTACCGTCAGGAATTGCTGCCGTGGTCGTTGCCACCGTGCCGCTGTTTACGCTCTGCTTTAGCCGTCTTTTCGGCATTCGTACCCGCAAGCTGGAATGGCTTGGGATCGGCATTGGGCTGGCAGGCATCATCATGCTCAACAGCGGCGGCAACCTGAGCGGGAACCCGTGGGGTGCGCTGCTTATTCTGATTGGCTCCATGAGCTGGGCGTTTGGCTCCGTGTACGGCTCGCGGATCGAGCTGCCGTCCGGCATGATGGCGGGCGCCGTTGAGATGCTTGCTGCGGGTATCGTACTGCTGATTGCGTCGACCCTGACGGGTGAAAAATTGACGGCTATGCCCGGTCTGTCGGGCTTCCTGGCGGTTGGGTATCTGGCGCTGTTTGGCTCAATTATCGCCATCAATGCGTATATGTTCCTGATCCGCAACGTCTCCCCTGCCGTCGCCACCAGCTACGCCTACGTCAATCCCGTTGTTGCCGTGCTGCTGGGCACCAGCTTTGCAGGTGAAACCCTGTCACCGATTGAATGGCTGGCGCTGGGCGTGATTGTCTTTGCCGTGGTGCTGGTGACGCTGGGTAAATATTTGCTGCCTGCAAAACCGACCGTCACGCCGTGCGGGGCGGAGAAGCCTTAA
- a CDS encoding DUF808 domain-containing protein — translation MAGSSLLTLLDDIATLLDDISVMGKLAAKKTAGVLGDDLSLNAQQVSGVRANRELPVVWGVAKGSFINKVILVPLALLISAFIPWAITPLLMIGGAFLCFEGVEKVLHTFAARKESDTPEVRQQRLEALAAQDPKSFERDKVKGAIRTDFILSAEIVAITLGIVSEAPLMNQVLILSGIAILVTVGVYGLVGLIVKLDDIGYWLEEKSSAVARGIGKGLLVLAPWLMKSLSVVGTLAMFLVGGGIVVHGIAPLHHAIEHFAAANGPIVAAILPTLLNLVIGFIIGAIVVAAVKGVEKMRGTSH, via the coding sequence TTGGCGGGAAGTAGCTTATTAACATTGCTGGACGATATTGCCACCTTGCTGGATGACATTTCGGTCATGGGAAAACTGGCGGCAAAAAAGACCGCCGGCGTACTGGGGGATGATTTGTCGCTGAACGCGCAGCAGGTCAGTGGCGTACGGGCGAATCGGGAGCTGCCGGTGGTGTGGGGCGTGGCGAAAGGGTCCTTTATCAACAAGGTGATCCTCGTGCCGCTGGCGCTCCTAATCAGCGCATTTATTCCCTGGGCTATTACGCCGCTGCTGATGATTGGCGGCGCGTTCCTGTGCTTTGAGGGCGTGGAGAAAGTGCTTCACACGTTTGCCGCGCGCAAAGAGAGCGATACCCCAGAGGTGCGTCAGCAGCGTCTTGAAGCGCTGGCCGCCCAGGATCCGAAAAGCTTTGAGCGTGACAAGGTGAAAGGCGCCATTCGCACCGACTTTATCCTCTCCGCCGAAATTGTGGCTATCACGCTGGGGATTGTCTCCGAGGCGCCGCTGATGAACCAGGTCCTGATCCTGTCCGGGATCGCCATTCTCGTTACCGTGGGCGTATACGGTCTGGTGGGGCTGATCGTTAAGCTGGATGATATTGGCTACTGGCTGGAAGAAAAATCGAGCGCCGTCGCGCGCGGCATCGGTAAGGGCCTGCTGGTACTTGCCCCCTGGCTGATGAAGAGTTTGTCGGTCGTCGGCACGCTGGCGATGTTCCTCGTGGGGGGCGGGATCGTGGTGCACGGCATCGCGCCGCTCCACCATGCGATTGAGCATTTTGCTGCGGCAAACGGCCCGATAGTGGCCGCCATTTTGCCTACGCTGCTTAATCTGGTGATTGGCTTTATCATTGGTGCGATTGTGGTCGCCGCCGTGAAAGGGGTTGAAAAAATGCGTGGAACCTCGCACTAA
- a CDS encoding YodC family protein: MVFLVSDEVKPKSGGPRMIVTGYSSGMVECRWHDGYGIKREAFREDELQPGDGRQHRDKA, from the coding sequence ATGGTCTTTTTGGTCAGTGATGAAGTTAAGCCTAAGAGCGGCGGTCCACGCATGATCGTCACCGGCTATTCCAGCGGAATGGTGGAGTGTCGGTGGCATGATGGCTATGGCATCAAGCGGGAAGCATTTCGTGAAGACGAGCTTCAGCCGGGTGACGGACGGCAACATCGCGATAAGGCTTAA
- the dgcQ gene encoding cellulose biosynthesis regulator diguanylate cyclase DgcQ: protein MQRDTYVVKRSFQQWLHKRSNPGLVVNLCFIVVLVFSTLLTWREVVVLEDAYISSQRNHLETVANSLDRQLQFSVDKMLFFRNSMGDALQTPLAFGVLHDAARRFAALRATSNWQIAVDKDRTLPLNGVSDAFVEKTTLLNRDDERLPNELSAALEVGYLLRLASSNTRKEERIIYVSRAGFFLATDTPLHKQDISPRYYQLVVQPWFTQQSERSNRARAVRWFISPASIFTGNQPLITASVPIYYDHFWYGVVAMDFSFATMKRLLVDAMDDHVEGEYQLYDTRLNPIATSGSATSEINHFDERDMAQIAHALESDTQGGIRLGSRFVSWARLDHFDGVVLRVHTLHEGVRGDFGSISIVLALLWALFTAMLLISWLVIRRMVSNMYALQHSLQWQAWHDPLTRLNNRGALFERAKILARECRLQSLPFSVIQIDLDHFKSINDRYGHQTGDKVLSHAAGLIASALRTNDVAGRVGGEEFCVVLPGLGLEEAAKVAERIRSRIDSKEILVKKSTTLRVSASLGVSSAQEKENYNFEQLQSIADVRLYEAKQGGRNRVVWRDHDRK, encoded by the coding sequence GTGCAGCGCGATACCTATGTTGTAAAACGATCTTTTCAGCAATGGCTGCATAAACGTAGCAATCCCGGCCTGGTTGTCAATCTCTGTTTTATCGTGGTGCTGGTCTTCTCAACCCTCCTGACCTGGCGCGAAGTCGTGGTGCTGGAGGATGCCTATATTTCCAGCCAGCGTAACCATCTGGAAACGGTTGCAAATTCGCTGGACAGGCAGCTGCAGTTTAGCGTCGATAAGATGCTTTTCTTCCGCAACAGCATGGGCGATGCGCTACAAACGCCTCTTGCATTCGGTGTGCTGCACGATGCGGCCCGGCGCTTCGCGGCCCTGCGCGCCACCTCGAACTGGCAGATCGCGGTGGATAAAGACCGCACCTTGCCCCTCAACGGCGTATCGGATGCCTTTGTCGAAAAAACAACGCTGCTCAACCGCGATGATGAGCGTCTGCCAAACGAGCTCTCTGCCGCGCTGGAAGTGGGGTACCTGCTGCGCCTGGCGTCATCAAATACCCGAAAAGAGGAGCGCATAATTTATGTCTCCCGTGCCGGATTCTTTCTCGCTACCGACACGCCGCTACACAAGCAGGACATTTCCCCGCGCTACTATCAGCTGGTCGTCCAGCCCTGGTTTACGCAGCAGTCTGAGCGCAGTAACCGCGCCCGCGCCGTCCGCTGGTTTATTTCACCCGCGTCCATTTTTACCGGTAACCAACCCCTGATCACGGCCAGCGTGCCGATTTACTATGACCATTTCTGGTACGGCGTGGTGGCGATGGACTTCAGCTTCGCCACCATGAAGCGGCTGCTGGTGGATGCAATGGACGATCACGTCGAGGGGGAATATCAGCTTTACGATACCCGGCTCAATCCGATCGCCACGTCGGGTTCTGCCACAAGTGAGATAAATCACTTCGACGAGCGCGACATGGCGCAGATTGCACATGCCTTAGAGAGCGATACTCAGGGCGGCATTCGCCTGGGAAGCCGCTTCGTCAGCTGGGCGCGCCTCGATCACTTTGATGGCGTTGTCCTGCGCGTGCACACCCTCCACGAGGGCGTTCGCGGTGATTTTGGCAGCATCAGCATTGTGCTGGCGCTGCTGTGGGCGCTGTTTACGGCAATGCTGCTGATCTCCTGGCTGGTGATTCGACGCATGGTCAGCAACATGTATGCGCTGCAGCATTCACTCCAGTGGCAGGCCTGGCACGATCCGCTCACCCGCCTGAATAATCGTGGCGCGTTGTTTGAGCGGGCAAAAATCCTCGCAAGAGAGTGCCGGCTGCAGTCTCTGCCGTTCTCGGTTATCCAGATAGACCTCGACCACTTCAAAAGCATTAACGACCGCTATGGCCATCAGACCGGTGATAAAGTCCTGTCTCATGCTGCGGGTCTGATTGCCAGCGCGCTGCGTACTAACGACGTCGCCGGTAGAGTGGGGGGAGAGGAGTTTTGCGTCGTCCTGCCGGGGCTGGGTCTGGAGGAGGCGGCCAAAGTCGCAGAGCGGATCCGCTCACGAATCGACAGCAAGGAGATTCTGGTTAAGAAGAGCACCACCCTGAGGGTCAGCGCATCACTGGGCGTGAGCAGCGCGCAGGAAAAAGAGAATTATAATTTTGAACAGCTGCAGTCCATTGCCGACGTGCGTCTGTATGAGGCGAAGCAGGGTGGGCGCAACCGCGTCGTCTGGCGCGATCACGACAGGAAGTGA
- a CDS encoding mannosyl-3-phosphoglycerate phosphatase-related protein — MPSLQDPLLIFTDLDGTLLDIHTYDWQPAASWLERLQDEQIPVILCSSKTAAEIDDIQQELGLAGLPFIAENGAVIQPDVRWEPATRVVGRLAHDDISHALAQIRQHASFKFTSFDDVDEGVIAEWTGLNRVRSQLARRHEASATLIWRDSDEQLARFEEALAAQGLKIVQGARFWHVLDARCGKDVAVNWLVEQYRLHEGLEPITLGLGDGPNDAPLLDSVNVAVVVKGINRHGITLKDDSPARVYHSQRPGPAGWREGLDHFLS, encoded by the coding sequence ATGCCTTCGCTGCAGGATCCACTATTGATTTTCACTGACCTGGACGGAACGCTGCTGGATATCCATACATACGACTGGCAGCCTGCGGCATCCTGGCTTGAAAGGCTTCAGGATGAGCAGATCCCCGTCATTCTTTGCAGCAGCAAAACGGCGGCGGAGATTGACGATATCCAGCAGGAACTGGGCCTGGCGGGTCTGCCTTTCATCGCAGAAAACGGCGCGGTCATACAGCCTGACGTTCGCTGGGAACCGGCGACACGCGTCGTTGGACGCCTGGCGCATGACGACATCTCTCACGCTCTCGCACAGATCCGCCAGCACGCGTCCTTTAAATTCACCTCTTTTGATGATGTTGACGAAGGGGTAATTGCCGAATGGACGGGGCTAAACCGCGTTCGGTCGCAGCTGGCGCGCCGCCATGAGGCGTCCGCGACGTTAATCTGGCGGGACAGCGATGAACAGCTGGCGCGCTTTGAAGAGGCGCTGGCCGCGCAGGGCTTAAAGATTGTGCAGGGAGCGCGCTTCTGGCACGTGCTGGACGCGCGGTGCGGCAAAGACGTGGCGGTTAACTGGCTGGTGGAGCAGTATCGCCTCCATGAAGGGCTTGAACCGATAACGCTGGGCCTGGGCGATGGGCCAAATGATGCCCCGCTGCTGGACAGCGTCAACGTTGCCGTCGTTGTCAAAGGCATTAACCGGCACGGCATCACGCTGAAGGATGACAGCCCCGCGCGGGTATATCACTCTCAGCGCCCCGGCCCCGCAGGCTGGCGCGAGGGGCTGGATCACTTCCTGTCGTGA
- the yodD gene encoding YodD family peroxide/acid resistance protein has product MKTEKEYSDTIKREVEVDVDALLAAINEVSEAEVRRTDDDSDRVIVNGRDYHTYRELAEAFELDIHDFSVSEANR; this is encoded by the coding sequence ATGAAGACCGAGAAAGAGTACAGCGACACCATCAAGCGTGAGGTGGAAGTGGATGTCGATGCCCTGCTTGCCGCTATCAATGAGGTCAGCGAGGCTGAAGTGCGTCGCACGGACGATGACTCAGACAGAGTGATTGTGAACGGGAGGGACTATCACACTTACCGCGAACTGGCCGAAGCGTTCGAGCTGGATATTCATGACTTCAGCGTGTCTGAAGCGAATCGGTAA
- the dsrB gene encoding protein DsrB: MKVNDRVTVKTDGGPRRPGVVLAVEAFNEGTMYLVSLEDYPLGIWFFNEQGHPDGIFVETAE, translated from the coding sequence ATGAAGGTTAACGATCGGGTAACTGTCAAAACGGACGGCGGGCCGCGCCGGCCGGGCGTGGTGCTGGCTGTAGAAGCGTTTAATGAAGGCACCATGTATCTGGTGTCGCTGGAAGACTACCCGCTCGGCATCTGGTTCTTTAATGAACAGGGCCATCCGGACGGCATCTTTGTGGAAACGGCAGAGTAG
- the rcsA gene encoding transcriptional regulator RcsA has protein sequence MSTIIMDLCSYTRLGLTGYLASRGVRKRDINDAHTVDELEAACDEHKPGVVFINEDCFIHDPANSQHIKQIINQHPKTLFIVFMAIANIHFDEYLLVRKNLLISSKSIKPESLDDILGDYLNKEVKNVGAVNLPTLSLSRTESSMLKMWMAGQGTIQISDQMNIKAKTVSSHKGNIKRKIKTHNKQVIYHVVRLTDNVTNGIFVNMR, from the coding sequence ATGTCAACGATCATTATGGATTTATGCAGCTACACCCGGCTAGGGTTAACCGGGTACCTGGCAAGCAGAGGGGTAAGAAAGAGAGACATCAACGATGCACACACCGTTGACGAACTCGAAGCCGCTTGTGATGAACACAAGCCCGGCGTGGTGTTTATTAATGAGGACTGTTTTATTCACGATCCAGCCAACAGTCAGCACATTAAGCAAATCATTAATCAGCATCCTAAGACATTGTTTATTGTTTTTATGGCGATCGCAAATATCCATTTTGATGAATATTTGTTGGTCCGTAAAAATTTACTGATCAGTTCGAAATCAATTAAGCCCGAGTCGCTGGATGACATTTTGGGTGATTATTTGAATAAAGAAGTTAAGAATGTAGGAGCGGTTAACTTACCCACTCTATCATTAAGCAGAACTGAATCAAGCATGCTAAAAATGTGGATGGCTGGACAAGGGACAATTCAGATTTCTGACCAGATGAATATTAAGGCAAAAACGGTTTCGTCACACAAAGGCAATATTAAAAGGAAGATTAAAACGCATAATAAGCAAGTGATCTATCATGTCGTCCGTCTGACGGATAATGTCACCAACGGAATTTTCGTCAATATGCGCTAG
- the fliR gene encoding flagellar biosynthetic protein FliR — translation MLHFTSDQMVQWLGVYFWPMLRIMALISTAPILSEKSIPKRVKVGLGMIITVIVAPTLPPVEIPIFSANAAWVALQQVMIGVAVGFTMQLAFAAVRTAGELIGLQMGLSFATFVDPGSHLNMPVIARIIDLLAMLLFLSFNGHLWLISMLVDTFHTLPIGENPVNSNAFLALVRAAGLIFLNGLMLALPIITLLLTVNLSLGLLNRMAPQLSVFVIGFPVTLTVGLLLMSLLMPLIAPFCEHLFSEIFNLLADIVSELPRK, via the coding sequence ATGCTGCATTTCACCAGCGATCAAATGGTTCAGTGGCTTGGCGTCTATTTCTGGCCCATGCTGCGCATCATGGCGCTTATCTCTACCGCCCCCATTCTGAGCGAAAAATCGATACCCAAGCGGGTCAAAGTGGGTCTGGGCATGATAATCACGGTTATCGTCGCACCGACCCTGCCGCCGGTTGAGATCCCCATTTTTTCCGCCAACGCGGCGTGGGTGGCCCTGCAGCAGGTCATGATTGGCGTTGCCGTCGGGTTTACCATGCAGCTCGCCTTTGCCGCCGTGCGAACGGCCGGCGAGCTGATCGGCCTGCAGATGGGTCTCTCCTTTGCGACCTTTGTCGACCCCGGCAGCCATCTCAACATGCCGGTGATTGCGCGTATAATCGACCTGCTGGCGATGCTGCTGTTCCTCTCGTTCAACGGCCACCTGTGGCTGATCTCAATGCTGGTGGATACGTTCCACACGCTGCCGATTGGCGAAAATCCGGTGAACAGCAATGCCTTCCTGGCTCTCGTTCGCGCGGCCGGTCTGATTTTCCTCAACGGGCTCATGCTGGCGCTGCCGATCATCACCCTGCTGCTGACGGTCAACCTTTCATTAGGTTTGTTGAACAGAATGGCCCCGCAGCTATCCGTATTTGTCATCGGTTTCCCGGTTACGTTGACGGTGGGTCTTTTATTAATGTCATTGCTGATGCCGCTTATCGCCCCGTTCTGTGAACATTTATTCAGCGAGATATTTAATCTGCTGGCCGATATTGTCAGCGAATTGCCACGAAAATAA
- the fliQ gene encoding flagellar biosynthesis protein FliQ, whose product MTPESVMMMGTEAMKVAIAVAAPLLLVALVTGLIISILQAATQINEMTLSFIPKIIAVFVAIIVAGPWMLNLLLDYMRNLFTNLPYIIG is encoded by the coding sequence ATGACGCCAGAATCGGTCATGATGATGGGCACGGAAGCGATGAAAGTCGCGATTGCCGTTGCCGCCCCCCTGCTGCTCGTTGCGCTGGTGACCGGCCTTATCATCAGCATACTGCAGGCCGCCACGCAGATTAACGAAATGACGCTGTCGTTCATCCCCAAAATTATCGCCGTCTTCGTGGCGATTATCGTTGCCGGGCCGTGGATGCTGAACCTGCTGCTGGACTACATGCGCAACCTGTTTACCAATCTGCCGTATATCATCGGCTGA